Proteins found in one Subtercola endophyticus genomic segment:
- a CDS encoding UDP-N-acetylmuramoyl-tripeptide--D-alanyl-D-alanine ligase: MLDLTLNEVARITGGTLVLGDHSVQEGLSESTIVGGTVDTDSREIVPGGIFVAKPGEFSDGHLYVPAAIESGAELVIVERVFDDLTVPQIVVGDSVQALGDLATEVVRRIREFGLLKVVGITGSNGKTTTKNLVRTILERRGPTIAPRDSFNNEVGAPLTMLKLEPDTEYLVAEMGASKPGEITRLVRMARPDIGVVLMVGLAHAGEFGGIEKTLQTKTEMVTDLLPTDVAVLNIDDYRVAGMAEKTRANVLWFGLDERADVRASDIRSTPTGTVFTLSLPDGRSSVVNFSVLGEHHVMNALAAAAVAHTLEVPLADIVSALESVTRAEHWRMEVLAGTQGITIINDAYNASPDSMLAGLKTLAQISGEGIRRVAVVGEMSELGEFSLEEHDRIGRTIVRLGIERLFVVGEGALALHLAATVEGSWDGESVFFPTADEAYAVLERELRAGDVVLVKSSNSAGLRFLGDRLGERFA, from the coding sequence ATGCTTGATCTGACCCTCAACGAGGTCGCCCGTATCACCGGCGGCACCCTGGTGCTCGGGGACCACTCCGTGCAGGAGGGCCTGTCTGAGTCGACCATCGTCGGCGGAACGGTCGACACCGATTCGCGCGAAATTGTGCCCGGCGGCATCTTTGTGGCCAAGCCTGGCGAGTTCAGCGACGGGCACCTCTACGTTCCCGCCGCCATCGAGAGCGGCGCCGAACTCGTGATCGTCGAGCGCGTCTTCGACGACCTCACGGTTCCGCAGATCGTGGTCGGCGACTCGGTGCAGGCGCTCGGCGACCTGGCCACCGAGGTGGTGCGCCGCATCCGTGAGTTCGGCCTGCTGAAGGTCGTCGGCATCACCGGTTCGAACGGCAAGACCACCACGAAGAACCTGGTGCGCACGATTCTCGAGCGCCGTGGGCCCACCATCGCGCCGCGCGACTCGTTCAACAACGAGGTCGGCGCTCCGCTCACCATGCTGAAGCTCGAACCCGACACCGAGTACCTGGTCGCCGAAATGGGCGCCTCGAAGCCCGGCGAGATCACGCGGCTGGTGCGCATGGCCCGCCCCGACATCGGGGTTGTGCTCATGGTCGGGCTCGCCCACGCCGGCGAGTTCGGCGGCATCGAGAAGACGCTGCAGACCAAGACCGAAATGGTGACCGACCTGCTGCCGACCGATGTCGCGGTGCTCAACATCGACGACTACCGCGTCGCGGGTATGGCCGAGAAGACCCGGGCGAACGTGCTCTGGTTCGGGCTCGACGAGCGGGCGGATGTTCGGGCCTCCGATATTCGAAGCACCCCCACCGGCACGGTCTTCACTCTGAGCCTGCCCGACGGCCGGTCGAGCGTGGTGAACTTCTCGGTGCTCGGTGAACACCACGTGATGAACGCCCTCGCGGCCGCTGCCGTGGCGCACACCCTCGAGGTGCCGCTCGCCGACATCGTCTCGGCGCTGGAGTCGGTGACTCGTGCCGAACACTGGCGCATGGAGGTGCTGGCGGGAACGCAGGGCATCACCATCATCAACGACGCCTACAACGCCAGCCCCGATTCGATGCTCGCCGGGTTGAAGACGCTCGCCCAGATCTCGGGTGAGGGCATCCGGCGCGTCGCCGTGGTCGGCGAGATGAGCGAGCTGGGCGAGTTCTCGCTCGAAGAGCACGATCGTATCGGCCGTACCATCGTGCGGCTCGGAATCGAGCGGCTGTTCGTGGTGGGCGAGGGCGCTCTCGCGTTGCACCTCGCCGCGACGGTCGAGGGCTCGTGGGATGGCGAGTCGGTGTTCTTCCCGACCGCAGACGAGGCTTATGCTGTGCTCGAGCGCGAGCTGCGTGCGGGAGACGTGGTTCTGGTGAAGTCGTCGAATTCCGCCGGTCTGCGCTTCTTGGGCGACAGGCTGGGGGAGCGGTTCGCATGA